CAGCAGTGCACCGCCTGTTTCTGACATAGCTGCCCACCACATGTGAGCAAGCTAACCACTATCACCAACAGAAAACCGATCATGGCTGCTGCTTGTACCAAACCAACGCCAGGCGGTTCATTACCTGAACCTTATCGGCCGCAGGCAGGTGCTGTTGTTCAAGGCTTTCTCCGCGTGAAAACTGCAAAACCAACGACACATTTCCCTGCTTACGCGCCTGTAACAACCACTGTGGAAAGCTGGAATCGCTGATAAAATGACCTTGGGCATCTGGATATTCCAAGCCGTAGGCGACCTCCCCTTTGTGGCTGAACATTAGTACGTCGCTGCGCTTTAGTTCCCAGGCCAAGCCAGCGGCCAGACCTACGCTGTCGGTCAGCACGTATTGGCTATGTTCCAGTTCTGCCCTGTTAACGCGAATAAAACTCTGCGGTAACTTGGAATCGGTCACCTGTTGCGGAATAGCGTAACCGATCAGCAGACACAGTAACAGCGGGCAAGCCGCTGCCCAGCGCCACCGCTGAACTTTGTCGCTTGCGGAAACAATCGCGAACAGCAGCCAGCCGCCAAAAGCGACAATGCCAATCACACCTTTCTGCCATTCTTGGGCGCTAAACAACTGCACCTTGGGAAACAGCCCAAAGCCCAGCAACAGCACTACCATGCCAATCAGACCAAACAGCCCGTTCAACAGTGCGTTGACCTTGAATACTTTTCTGCGCAGTGCCTTTGCAGCATCCTCCGCATAGGCCGCCATCAATAGTGCCAACGGTGCCATGCACGGCAGAATGTAGGTCGGTAGCTTGCCTTTGGCAACGCTGAAGAAGATCAGGGGCATCATTACCCAACTGAGCAGGAAGAACAGTTCTGGTCGCTGCCCCCGTTCACGCCAACCTTTGAGCAACGCTCCCGGCAGCAATGCCAGCCACGGCAACACCGCCGCCATTAAAATCGGCAAATAATACCAGAACGGTGCTTTGTGTTGAGCATTATCCTCAGCGAAGCGCTGGATATGTTCTACCCAGAAGAAATAATTCCAGAAGTCTGGCTCTCGCTGGGCGATAGCCAGCGCCCAAGGTAGGCTGAGTAATAGCGCCACCAAGATCGCCACCGGCCCAAAAAGCAACAGATCTTTGATGCGCCGCTGCTGGATCACTACCGGGATCACCGCAATCACTGGCACTGCCAGCGCTAGGAATCCTTTGGTCATAAAGCCCATACCGCAGGCTAACCCAAGCAGCGCGTAGCCGCCTAACTTACCTTTGGCTGAGGTCGCTTTCAGCGTCAGATAGTAACTGACCATCGCCGCCGTCAGCCACAAGGCAATCATCGGATCGAGCACGCTGTAGGTGCCGATGCTGAATACCAACACCATCGATAAGAAAATTAATACTGACAGGTAGGCGCGATGCGTATTGCGCCACATAAGCATCGCCAGAGCAAATATCAACAGGGCTGTTATTCCGGTACTAAATACTGAAGCGAAACGCACCGCAAAATTATTGTCGCCGAATAGCCATTGGCTGATGTTATTGAACCAGTATCCGGCTACCGGCTTTTCAAAATAGCGCAACCCCAACAGGTGCGGTACCCCCCAATCACCACGTTGCAGCATTTCACGGCTGATTTCGGCGTAGCGGGTTTCATCCGGCTGCCACAACAGACGGCCATTTAGTGGAATTAAATAAGCCAGAGCAAAAAAAACGGTCAGCAATGTGGCCCATGTTCCTTGCAGCACCTTCATCAATCTTCCTTCACTTCGGTTTGACATCCCAACCAACCTTCGCGGCCAGGGAAAGAAGTACGCGTAATGTGGCCCAATGGCAATGATGCTAAATCTTGTGGCAGCATCTCGCTCAGCGGACAGAATTTAATGCCCTGCTGCTGCGCCCGCTGCAATAACTGTTCAAACATCGCCGCCCGCGCCATCCCTTCTACTTCGGTATGAATGGTGTATACCGGCACGCCGCGATCATTTTCGATCGCCTTCAGGATGTAGTCGTTAAAGCCAGCCATACTGACTTCGCTACCAATCACTTCATCAAAAGTGGGCAGCGTGACAGGAATTTGCACCGTACCCAGTCGGTTGTTGCTCAGTACCGGCCTAAATGGGTGAGTACCTCGACAATCGCTGTTATAGTGGAAACCGAAGCGCTGTTTCACCTCCAGTACCCGTTTATCAGCCCGCCATCCCGCCACGGCGGAACATTTCACCGGCTGTTTGGTGCTGGCGCTCAAAGCATCAACGCCCAGTTGGATCTGTTGTGTCAACTGGGCCTCAGACCAACGACCAGCATTAGCTTGCCAGCCTTGATGATCCCAGGCATGCAGCCCCACTTCATGACCGGCTTCAGCGGTGCGCTTGATCAATGGCCCTAACGCACGTGAGATATTGCGCCCAGGCCAGGCGGTACCAGCCAAAAGAATATCCCAGCCATACAATGCAGCGGCGTTCGAACGCAGCATTTTCCACAGGAACTTCGGACGTAAAAGGCGCCAAAGATGACGCCCCATATTGTCCGGTCCAACGCTGAAGAAGAAACTGGCCTGTATATGATACTGCTCAAACAGATCCAGCAGCAGCGGCACCCCCTTTCGGGTGCCGCTGAAGGTATCGACATCAACCCGCAGACCAACTTTCTTCATGCACCGTTGCCCTCTTGAACGGTGGATCGCAAGAAGTAATCCAACGTATGTGTAACGGTTTGTTTCATTTCAATCGTTGGCTGCCAGTCCAGCAGACGCCGAGCATTTTTGATGCTCGGTGTGCGGTATTCAACGTCCTGATAACCTTTGCCGTAGTAGCTACTGCTTTCAATATCTTTGAAACCGGCGAACGGTGGGAAATGATCACGCAGCGGATGGCGGTTGAAGCTATCCAGCAGCATTTCCGCCAGTTCACGGATGCTCGCTTCATTGGTCGGGTTGCCGATATTGATGATCTGGCCATCGCACAAGTCATCACGGTTTTCAATAATGCGAAATAACGCTTCAATGCCGTCATTAATATCGGTGAAACAGCGCTTTTGCGCCCCACCATCCATCAGCTTAATTGGCGAACCTTCCACTAGGTTGAGGATCAGTTGGGTAATAGCGCGTGAAGAACCGATGCGCGCGGCATCCAGGCTGTCCAAACGCGGTCCCATCCAGTTAAACGGACGGAACAGAGTGAATCTCAGCCCTTCTTTGCTTCCGTAAGCCCAGATGACCCGATCTAATAATTGCTTAGATACCGAATAGATCCAACGTTGTTTATTGATCGGCCCAACGATCAAGCGTGAGTGGTCTTCGTCAAATTCTTTGTCATCGCACATGCCGTACACCTCAGAGGTGGACGGGAAGATGATGCGCTTGTTGTATTTCACGCAGTCGCGGACGATTTTCAGGTTTTCTTCAAAATCCAGCTCGAATACACGTAGTGGGTTGCGGGTGTATTCTATCGGTGTGGCGATCGCCACCAGCGGCAGCACGATGTCACATTTCTTGATATGGTACTCGATCCACTCCGAGTGAATGCTGATATCCCCTTCTACAAAGTGGAAACGTGGGTTATCGAGGAAGCGGCTGATGGCGTCGGAGCCGATGTCCAAGCCATAGATATCGTAACAATCATCGCGCAGCAGGCGTTCAGTCAGGTGGTTGCCGATAAAGCCGTTAACCCCTAGGATCAATACGCGGGTACGACGTTCCATCACCGCATTAGGCTTGGCAGCCAGGCGCACATCGGTGACAATGCCCATTTCATCCGCTAACCGACTACCCTGTACGTAAAGGCCGTTTTCGTTCTGACCAGCGACGATTTCCAACACACCCTTACCACAGGCGATAGTCAATGGAGAAGCACTCAGCACCGTCCCAGGCTGTTTATCATGCTGAATGTCCAGCACGCGGGAGCGCCAGATGATTAGCTTGCGCTGGCCGATGTAACTGAACGCGCCTGGGTAGGGTTCGGTGACCGCACGCACCAGATTATTGATTTCCTGAGCCGATTTGTGCCACAGGATCTCGCCGTCAGCGGCAGTGCGTCGCCCAAAATAGCTGGCTTCAGCTTCGTTTTGAGCTGTGAAGGTGGCTGTGCCGTTTTTCAACTTCGGCAATTCCTCTTTCAGCAGCTCTTGCGCGGCTTCCAGCACTTTTTTATGCAACGTAAGGGCCGTGTCATCTGCGGCGATCGCCACTTTGCGTTGACCGACGATATCGCCAGCATCAGGACGCTTGACCATTTTATGCAGCGTAGCACCGGTTTCGCTTTCACCATTCACCAATACCCAGTTTATCGGCGCACGGCCACGATAACGTGGCAGCAGTGAACCATGCAGGTTAAAACCACCCTGAGGTGCCAAAGACAGGATCTCATCGCTTAGCAAGTTACGGTAATAAAAAGAGAAAATCACATCTGGTTGTAACTGACGAATGCGATCAACCCACAGTGGATGGTTCACATCTTCCGGTGCATAAACCGGTAGTTCCAACTCAGCACCAAGATGCGCAACGGAGGAGAAGAAGTTGTTCTCACCAGAATCGTCGGTATGCGTGAATACAGCCTGCACATCATAACCAGCCTCAGTCAACACTTGCAAACCTGCACAACCGATATCATGGTAAGCAAAGACAATAGCTTTCATCATTCTTCTTCCTGAATTTTGTGGATCTGCTGTTCACCAACCACTTTCTGAACGAAATAACGCGGACGAGCGCGCACATCGGTATAGATACGTCCAATGTATTCACCCAACAGCCCCATACCGACAAACTGGGCACCGATAAAGGTAAACAATACCGCGAACAGGGTGAACACCCCACCCGCCGCCCATTCAGGACCCAGCAGCAGGCGCAACGCTATCAGCACCAGTGCCAGTACAAAACCAGAAAGCGCCACTACACTGCCTACAACGCTGAGCAAACGCAGCGGTGTAGTCGTCAAGCAGGTAACCAAATCATACATCAGGTTGATCAGCTTCATCAGGCTGTATTTGGAATCGCCAAACTCACGTTCAGCATGGCGCACGTCAATTTCGGTAGTGCGTCTGGCGAAGGTGTTTGCCAGGATAGGAATAAAGGTGCTGCGTTCATGGCAGTGCAGCATTGCCTCAATGATATGACGGCGATAGGCTCGCAGCATGCAGCCGTAGTCACCCATCGATTTGCCGGTGGCACGCTGAATCATCATGTTGATGACACGTGATGCGCTTTTACGGAACCATGAGTCCTGACGATTGGCGCGCACCGTGCCCACTACGTCATACCCTTCCTCCGCTACGCTGACTAGCCGTGGGATCTCTTCCGGCGGGTTTTGTAGATCAGCATCCAGCGTGATGATCAGATCGCCAGTCACTTGGTTGAAACCGGCCATGATCGCTGAGTGTTGGCCGTAGTTGCGATTCAACAGTACGGCAATCACCTGGCTTTCCGGCTGTTGCGCAGCGGCAGTCAGTATCTCGGCAGAGCCATCGCTGCTACCATCGTCAACCAGGATGATTTCATAGGGTTGCGTTAATTGCTTACAGGCGGCAGTGGTACGTTCAAGCAAAGCAGGCAAACTTTCCTGCTCGTTGTATACTGGTATGACCACCGACACTTTTTTTATTGGTTCAACACAAGACACGTAATGGCTCCACAACAGAAAATAAGGCTTTGACCACGCGATCAACATCAGCATCGGTCATACTAGGGAATAATGGTAAAGTGCACAAACGCGCTGAATTCCATTCAGTGTTGGGCAACGACAGTAGCGGATAACGCTCACGATAATACTTCTGGGTGTGCGCGGCGCGGAAATGCAGGCCAGTGCCAATCCCCACGTCTTTTAGGCGCTCCATCAGGAGATCGCGGTCAATACCACAGCGCTCAACGTCGACACGTACCATAAACAGGTGCCACGCGTGATCGTGCGGGTAGGCCGGTAGTCCCAGGGGCAAGAACGGTGAACCTTCAAGCGCTTGCAAGTAACGTTTCGCCAGCACCTGCCGGCGAGCATTCAACTGAGGCAAACGCGCCAGTTGTACCACGGCTATCGCCGCATGAACATCGGAAAGATTGTATTTATAGCCCGGCTCCACCACTTCAGCCTGTGGCCGACGCCCCAATTGCTGGCGGTCAAAGGCGTCCACAGCCAGACCATGGAACTTCAGGCAGCGCAGACGATCCGCCAGTGCATCGTCATCGGTGGCGATCACCCCCCCCTCAGCACAGGTCAGGTTCTTGATCGCGTGAAAAGAAAAAATTGCCGTACCGCGCGCCCCGACCCACTCACCGTTGTAACGAGCACCTACCGCATGGGCGGCATCTTCGATTAACGGGAGATTATGGCGTTGCGCTGCAGCACGCAGCGCATCCATCTGTAATGGTGCGCCAGCATAGTGTACCGGGATGATAGCTTTAGTTTTTGCCGTGATAGCAGCTTCAACATCGTCAGCGTTGACCATCAGCGTTTCACGGTCAACATCAATCATAACCGGCGTAGCACCGAGCAATTCGATCATATTAAGGGTGGAAACCCAGGTTTGCGAGGGGGTAATAACTTCATCGCCTGGCCCGATGCCCAGTGCCATCAAGGTAATATGCATTCCCGCAGTAGCGGAACAGACGGCAATCGCATGCTTACATCCGAAGGTAGAACAGAACTCACTTTCCAGCATCTGATTTTGCGGCCCTGTGGTGATCCAACCAGAACGCAGTACCTTTTCTACTGCCGCGATTTCTTCATCGCTGATCGCGGGACGCGAGAAGGGCAAAAATTGATCCATAGTTAACCCCAGACGTATCGAGCTTCTTTTGGTGACACTGTATATCTCTTTTATTTAACTGATATTAAACGCCAGAGAAAATCGTTACCGATGGGCTATGACCGCAACCTTAAGATGCAAATTGTTATCAGTTAGATTCTCTGGCAGAAGGAACCGTCACCTTCTATTTAAACTTGATAATAAAAATAATTTATCTTAGTCATTAATAACTATTTACTTGTTCTCTTTGCAACGAAGACAGCCTAGCACGCCATCAATGGTTTTCAAGAGAAATAGATGAAAAAGAATCCTGGCCTGTCGTGGTTGGCGATGAAAAAGGCCGCAAAAGCGGCCTTTTGGGTTTCACATCACCTACTCTTTAGGGCTGGCGTTCTCAACCCGACTTTTCAGCTTCTGACCCGGACGGAAGGTGACCACGCGACGCGCCGTGATCGGAATGTCTTCGCCGGTCTTGGGGTTACGCCCCGGACGTTGGTTCTTGTCACGCAGATCAAAGTTGCCAAAACCTGACAATTTCACCTGTTCACCGCTCTCAAGAGCCCGGCGAACCTCTTCAAAAAACAGTTCTACCAGATCTTTAGCATCCCGTTTGCTAAGCCCAAGCTTTTCAAACAGGTATTCTGACATTTCAGCTTTAGTAAGCGCCATAGATTCAATCCCTCAAGGATGCTTGGAATCGCTGTCTTAAAGCCTCTACACATTTTGCAACGGTAGCGGCTATCTCCTCTTCTTCAAGTGTACAAGCTGTGTCCTGCAATATCAGACTGATAGCCAGGCTCTTATGACCCTCTGCTACGCCCTTGCCACGGTACACATCAAATAAGTTTACGCCAACTATCTGATTTACGCCAACTTTCTTACACTCTGCCAATATATCTTCTGCGGCGACATTTTCAGCCACCACTACAGCGATATCACGGCGGTTTGCCGGGAAGCGAGAGATTTCCCGCACCTGAGGCACGGCGCGCCTTGCGACCTTGTCCCATTGCAATTCGAACACCAGGGTGCGGCCATTAAGATCCAGTTTGCGCTCCAGTTCTGGATGAACCACACCAATATAACCTACGCATTCGCCGTGTAAATAAATTGCCGCACTTTGCCCTGGGTGCAACGCTGGATTGGCCACCGCCCAGAACTGAATTTCGGATAATTTACCAGTCAACTCTAGGACAGATTCCAGTTCCCCTTTTAAATCATAAAAATCGATTGGCTTACACGCCAAATCCCAGTGCTCGTCGTGGGTATGGCCAGCGATCACCCCCGCCAGCATGACATCCTGGCGGATACCCAAATTTGCCGAAGTATCAGGCACAAAGCGCAGGCCGCTTTCGAACAGGCGCAGGCGAGTTTGCTGGCGGTTCTGGTTATATACCACCGCAGACAGCAGGCCAGTCCACAACGACAGCCGCATCGCTGACATGTCAGCCGAGATTGGGCTAGGCAGGATCAGTGCTTCCTCGCCAGGGTGCAGTAACGCCTGCACTTTAGGATCGACAAAGCTGTAGGTGATCGCTTCTTGAAAGCCGTGATCAACCAGCAGGGTCTTTACACGTTCCAGTGTCAGATCAGCCTCAGGGTGTTTAGTCATCACCAAATCGGCGCGCACCGGCACGTCAGGGATGTTATTGTAGCCGTAAACACGTACTACTTCTTCAACCAGATCTTCTTCAATTTTCATGTCGAAACGCCAACTTGGCGCAACCACCAACCAGGTGTCGCCTTGATCGGTAACCTGGCACCCAAGGCGACGCAGAATATCGCTGACCTGCTCGCTCGGCACCACATGGCCGAGCAGGCGATCCAGCTTCTTGCGGTGCAACTGAATAGTCGCACGCTTGGGCAGTTCGTTTTCATCAGTGACATCAATCACTGGGCCAGCCTGGCCACCACAAATGTCAATCAGCAGGCGGGTGGCACGCTCCATCGCTTGGTATTGTATCGCGGGGTCCACGCCACGCTCATAGCGGTGAGAAGCATCGGTATGCAGACCCTGGCGACGTGCACGGCCAGTGATCGACAGCGGGTTGAAGAAGGCACACTCCAGCAGCACGTCCTGAGTCTCATCATTTACCCCGGAATACTCGCCGCCGAAGATCCCCCCCATCGCCAGCGCTTTATGATGATCGGCGATCACTAAGGTGTCGGCATTCAATTTGACTTCGTTGCCATCCAGTAACGTCAAGGCCTCCCCTTCTTCGGCCATGCGCACCACGATGCCGCCTTCGATGCGATTCAGATCAAAGGCATGCATCGGCTGGCCAAGCTCCAGCAACACGTAGTTGGTGACGTCGACCACCGCATCAATGGAACGAATGCCACAGCGGCGCAGTTTTTCACGCATCCACAACGGGCTGCTAGCCTTGATGTTGATGCCTTTTACCACACGGCCGAGATAACGCGGGCACCCCTGAGGCGCATCAACACGAACGGGTAGCGTAGTGTCAATGGTAGCGACAACCGGACTCATATCCGGTTCGGTCAAGGCCATTTGGTTAAGCACGCTGACATCACGCGCGATGCCGATAATACCCAGGCAGTCGGCGCGGTTTGGCGTGACGCTGATTTCGATGGTGTTGTCACTTAGTTGCAGATAGTCACGGATATCGGTACCGATCGGCGCGTCTTGTGGCAGTTCGATGATGCCATCATGGTCGTCGGAAATACCCAGTTCGGAAAACGAACATAGCATGCCTTCCGAAAGTTCGCCGCGCAGTTTAGTCGCCTTGATTTTGAAGTCACCCGGCAGTGTCGCGCCCACGGTAGCTACTGCCACTTTCAATCCAGCACGGCAGTTTGGTGCGCCGCAGACGATATCCAGCAAGCGATCGTCGCCAATGTTGACTTTGGTGACGCGCAGTTTGTCGGCGTTTGGATGCTGGCCGCATTCGACCACTTCGCCCACCATTACGCCGTGAAAGGCACCAGCGACCGGTTCCACCCCATCTACTTCCAAGCCTGCCATGGTGATTTGGTCGGATAATGCTTCGCTGCTGACGGCCGGGTTTACCCACTCGCGCAACCAGAGTTCACTGAATTTCATGTGATATTCCCGCCCTACTTAAACTGTTTGAGGAAACGCAGATCGTTTTCGAAAAACGCCCGTAAATCCGTGACACCGTAGCGCAACATCGTCAGACGCTCCATGCCCATGCCAAAGGCAAAGCCGGAGTAAATTTCCGGATCGATGCCGACATTGCGCAGAACGTTCAGATGTACCATGCCGCAACCAAGCACTTCCAGCCACTTGCCATCCTTGCCCATCACGTCAACTTCTGCGGACGGTTCGGTGAAAGGGAAGTAAGACGGACGGAAACGAACCTGCAAATCTGCTTCAAAGAAATTGTTCAAGAAATCGTGCAGCGTTCCCTTCAGGTTGGTAAAACTGATCTCTTTATCGACGATCAACCCTTCCATCTGATGGAACATTGGGGTGTGAGTTTGATCGTAGTCGTTACGATAAACACGGCCCGGTGCAATAATACGAATTGGCGGCTTCTGGTTCTTCATGGTGCGAATTTGCACACCAGAAGTCTGGGTACGCAGAAGACGCGTGGCATCGAACCAGAAGGTATCGTGATCGGCACGCGCAGGGTGGTGACCAGGAATATTCAACGCGTCAAAGTTATGATAGTCATCTTCAATTTCCGGCCCGGTGGCCACAGAGAAGCCCAACTCAGCAAAGAAGGTTTCGATACGATCGATAGTGCGAGTCACCGGATGCAACCCACCGTTTTCCATACGGCGACCCGGTAGAGAAACATCAATGGTTTCGGCAGCCAAACGCTCGTTCAACACTGCGGTTTCCAGTGCTTTTTTACGTGCATTCAACGCATCCTGTACCGCCTGTTTCGCCTGATTGATCACCGCACCAGCCGCTGGACGATCTTCTGGTGGCACGTCACGTAGAGACTGCATTTGCAGGGTAAAATGGCCTTTTTTGCCAAAATATTCGACGCGTACCAAATCCAACGCGGCAGCATCCTGGGCATCTTCTATGGCTGCCTTGGCATTGGCAACACGCTCTGCGAGATGTGGCATTGCTTTCCTCTTCTTTTGGCCGCTATGGCCCTAATTAATTGTTATCGATTATTCGAACACGCCTTTGGTTTATCTTCAAAGACTTTCAAGTCGTAGCTCGCGGGCTAACTCGCGACAAATCGGTCAGTAACCGATTTGAACAGCGCTACGGCTCAACAGCCGAAGAAGATGTCACCCCAAAAAAGAAAAGCCTCCACAAGGGAGGCTTAGGCGCTACTTTTCGTTTCTTTTCTTATGCGCAAGCCTCCTGAAATCAGACGCTAAAGCAAAAAAAGCAGCGAAAAATAGCGACGTACATGGATTGCGTTACCTTATCGATGATTACCCACCTGTGCTATAGCCATTGGCCATGAAAGTCAATATTTGTAGCTATAAACGATGAATAAAATAAGAGGGAGCAGGCCCCCTCTTTTGACTTTCCTACACCAAAGCTGCTTTCGCTTTCTCAACCAGTGTGCTGAAGGCCACTTTGTCGAAGACTGCGATATCAGCCAGGATCTTACGGTCAATTTCAATAGAGGCTTTTTTCAGGCCGTTAATGAATTTGCTGTAAGACAGACCGCTCTGGCGAGCAGCAGCGTTGATACGTGCAATCCATAGCTGACGGAACTGACGCTTGCGTTGGCGACGGTCACGGTAAGCATACTGACCTGCCTTGATTACCGCCTGGAAGGCAACACGATATACGCGCGAACGGGCACCGTAGTAGCCTTTCGCCTGCTTCATAATTTTCTTGTGACGTGCGCGTGCAATTACACCACGTTTTACGCGAGCCATATGCTCTCTCCTAAAGTCTTATTCTAAATTCAAAAAGATGATTTATGCGTACGGCAGGCACGCGATAACCAGAACCAGATCGCTTTTGGACACCAAGCCTTTTGGCCGCAGGTGACGTTTACGCTTGGTTGCTTTTTTGGTCAGAATATGACGTAGGTTAGCATGTTTGCGCTTAAAACCACCGCTACCGGTCTTTTTAAAGCGTTTGGCTGCACCACGTACAGTTTTAATCTTTGGCATTTTAATTAAATCCACTTCGCATTGTTAAACAACGAATCAGTTAGGCGAATAAAACCCACACAACCCAATCGCTGTGCGGGTTCGATTACTTGGAAGCCTTACTGTTTCTTCTTCGGTGCGAGCACCATGATCATCTGACGGCCTTCGATCTTCGTCGGGAAGGATTCAACAACGGCCAGATCAGCTTCTTCACACAGATCTCTACGGACGCGGTTAAGCACTTCCATACCGATCTGTTGGTGCGCCATTTCACGTCCACGGAAACGCAGAGTGATTTTGGCTTTATCGCCATCTTCCAGAAAGCGAACCAGGTTGCGTAGTTTGACCTGATAGTCGCCATCATCAGTACCAGGACGGAATTTGATTTCCTTAACCTGAATAACTTTTTGCTTCTTCTTCTGTTCTTTGGTCGACTTGCTCTTCTCGTAGAGGAATTTGCCGTAATCCATGATCCGGCAAACTGGCGGTTCGGCATTTGGGCTGATTTCTACTAAATCAACGCCCGCTTCCCCGGCTTTTTCAAGAGCTTCATTCAGACTGACAATACCAATCTGCTCGCCATCGATGCCTGTTAGGCGAACTTCTTGCGCCCGAATTTCTCTGTTAATGCGATTGGGACGCGCCGGTTGAACTCGTTTTCCGCCTTTAATACTTTATTCCTCCAGTTGATGAAGACTACGGCTGCGGATCTCTTTTAGCAGCTTGTCTACGACTTCGTTTACGTCTTGGCTTCCCAAGTCTTTGCCACGGCGGGTACGAACGGCAACGTTGCCTGCTTCGACCTCTTTATCACCGCATACCAACATATAAGGAACCCGACGTAATGTATGCTCGCGAATTTTAAAGCCTATCTTCTCATTTCTCAAGTCTGCTTTAGCGCGAATACCGGCATCTTGCAGTTTTTTGGTCACTTGCTGGACATAATCGGACTGGCTGTCGGTGATATTCATCACCACGACCTGCACCGGAGCTATCCACGTT
The sequence above is drawn from the Serratia symbiotica genome and encodes:
- the pheT gene encoding phenylalanine--tRNA ligase subunit beta encodes the protein MKFSELWLREWVNPAVSSEALSDQITMAGLEVDGVEPVAGAFHGVMVGEVVECGQHPNADKLRVTKVNIGDDRLLDIVCGAPNCRAGLKVAVATVGATLPGDFKIKATKLRGELSEGMLCSFSELGISDDHDGIIELPQDAPIGTDIRDYLQLSDNTIEISVTPNRADCLGIIGIARDVSVLNQMALTEPDMSPVVATIDTTLPVRVDAPQGCPRYLGRVVKGINIKASSPLWMREKLRRCGIRSIDAVVDVTNYVLLELGQPMHAFDLNRIEGGIVVRMAEEGEALTLLDGNEVKLNADTLVIADHHKALAMGGIFGGEYSGVNDETQDVLLECAFFNPLSITGRARRQGLHTDASHRYERGVDPAIQYQAMERATRLLIDICGGQAGPVIDVTDENELPKRATIQLHRKKLDRLLGHVVPSEQVSDILRRLGCQVTDQGDTWLVVAPSWRFDMKIEEDLVEEVVRVYGYNNIPDVPVRADLVMTKHPEADLTLERVKTLLVDHGFQEAITYSFVDPKVQALLHPGEEALILPSPISADMSAMRLSLWTGLLSAVVYNQNRQQTRLRLFESGLRFVPDTSANLGIRQDVMLAGVIAGHTHDEHWDLACKPIDFYDLKGELESVLELTGKLSEIQFWAVANPALHPGQSAAIYLHGECVGYIGVVHPELERKLDLNGRTLVFELQWDKVARRAVPQVREISRFPANRRDIAVVVAENVAAEDILAECKKVGVNQIVGVNLFDVYRGKGVAEGHKSLAISLILQDTACTLEEEEIAATVAKCVEALRQRFQASLRD
- the pheS gene encoding phenylalanine--tRNA ligase subunit alpha translates to MPHLAERVANAKAAIEDAQDAAALDLVRVEYFGKKGHFTLQMQSLRDVPPEDRPAAGAVINQAKQAVQDALNARKKALETAVLNERLAAETIDVSLPGRRMENGGLHPVTRTIDRIETFFAELGFSVATGPEIEDDYHNFDALNIPGHHPARADHDTFWFDATRLLRTQTSGVQIRTMKNQKPPIRIIAPGRVYRNDYDQTHTPMFHQMEGLIVDKEISFTNLKGTLHDFLNNFFEADLQVRFRPSYFPFTEPSAEVDVMGKDGKWLEVLGCGMVHLNVLRNVGIDPEIYSGFAFGMGMERLTMLRYGVTDLRAFFENDLRFLKQFK
- the pheM gene encoding pheST operon leader peptide PheM, whose amino-acid sequence is MYVAIFRCFFCFSV
- the rplT gene encoding 50S ribosomal protein L20 — protein: MARVKRGVIARARHKKIMKQAKGYYGARSRVYRVAFQAVIKAGQYAYRDRRQRKRQFRQLWIARINAAARQSGLSYSKFINGLKKASIEIDRKILADIAVFDKVAFSTLVEKAKAALV
- the rpmI gene encoding 50S ribosomal protein L35; protein product: MPKIKTVRGAAKRFKKTGSGGFKRKHANLRHILTKKATKRKRHLRPKGLVSKSDLVLVIACLPYA
- the infC gene encoding translation initiation factor IF-3, which produces MKGGKRVQPARPNRINREIRAQEVRLTGIDGEQIGIVSLNEALEKAGEAGVDLVEISPNAEPPVCRIMDYGKFLYEKSKSTKEQKKKQKVIQVKEIKFRPGTDDGDYQVKLRNLVRFLEDGDKAKITLRFRGREMAHQQIGMEVLNRVRRDLCEEADLAVVESFPTKIEGRQMIMVLAPKKKQ